The Calditrichota bacterium genomic sequence CTCAAGGCGGCCGGTGTCTCCCGAGCCACAAAAATTCCGGGCGGCCAGGTTTTGCTGGATCCTCAAACCGGAGAGCCCAACGGGGTGCTTCGGGATAAAGCAGCAAAATTCGTAGCCGCACAAATTCCTCCGGAACCGCTTTCCCGGCGTAAAGAAGCCATTCGGATGGCGCTTTCACAGGCGGCGAAATTGGGTGTAACGTCTGTTCAGGAAATGGGAACGCAGTTTGGAGATTACACCATTTACCGGGAATTGGCGGAAAGGGGAGAGCTGACCGCGCGCGTGTACGCCGTGCCGTTGTTTGAAAATCGAGATCTTTTTCGGGGACTCCCGGAGGACAATTGGCTGCGCGTCGGGGGCGTAAAGCTTTTTTCAGACGGTTCACTGGGGGCGGCTTCGGCCTGGATGTTCGAACCTTACGATGACGAACCGGAGACAACGGGATTGGCCCTTTATTCAGCCGAGGAATTACGGGATATTCTGGAAACGGCGGATCAGAAGGGCTGGCAAATTTGTATTCACACCATTGGAACACGCGCCAATCATGAGGTCGTGCACGCTTTTGACCGGATTCTGAAAAATCGGGGAAATCTCCGGCGCCATCGATTTGAGCATGTTCAGCTCATCCGGGACGATGACCTTGGGCATATGGCCCGGCTGGGCTTGCTGGCTTCGCTTCAACCCGTGCATTATTGGGACGACCGACGGTGGCTGGTGCATCGGATTGGTGAACGCCGGCTTCCGCTGGCGTATCGTCTGGGGTCGTTTTTTCGAGCAAAGATTCCCGTGGCCCTGGGGACCGACTGGCCGGTGGGGGACCTAAATCCTCTTTTGGGGATCTTTTCGGCCGTGGCACGGAACCATGATTTGAATACGCCGGAAGAGGGCATTTCTCTCAAAGCCGCTCTTCGTGCCTACACAAGCGGAAGCGCCTTCGCGGAGTTTGCAGAAAATAAAAAGGGACGTTTGCGGGAAGGGCAACTGGCAGACCTGGTTGTTTTGTCTGAAAATATCTTTAAGCTGCCGCCCGAGGAGTTCAAAAATGTGGCTGTTGATCTGACCCTTGTGG encodes the following:
- a CDS encoding amidohydrolase, translating into MRPMIFFNGAIFTGDSQMPWAEALVVAEDRIAFAGSRTEAMSDPEAIKVDLKGRLVLPGFNDAHLHFVEGGRVLTGLNLREARNLEDFLEQIGRYARTVTAGQWITSWGWDHERWPERRYPTRRDVDRVSPQHPLLLFRLDGHVAVANSLALKAAGVSRATKIPGGQVLLDPQTGEPNGVLRDKAAKFVAAQIPPEPLSRRKEAIRMALSQAAKLGVTSVQEMGTQFGDYTIYRELAERGELTARVYAVPLFENRDLFRGLPEDNWLRVGGVKLFSDGSLGAASAWMFEPYDDEPETTGLALYSAEELRDILETADQKGWQICIHTIGTRANHEVVHAFDRILKNRGNLRRHRFEHVQLIRDDDLGHMARLGLLASLQPVHYWDDRRWLVHRIGERRLPLAYRLGSFFRAKIPVALGTDWPVGDLNPLLGIFSAVARNHDLNTPEEGISLKAALRAYTSGSAFAEFAENKKGRLREGQLADLVVLSENIFKLPPEEFKNVAVDLTLVGGKVVYQSEQAKF